In Torulaspora delbrueckii CBS 1146 chromosome 1, complete genome, one genomic interval encodes:
- the OSH6 gene encoding oxysterol-binding protein OSH6 (similar to Saccharomyces cerevisiae OSH7 (YHR001W) and OSH6 (YKR003W); ancestral locus Anc_2.513) — translation MPLNKLRPKSLNDSSVSSISESTYADDPVDTDDLDENDESGQNILLNIISQLKPGCDLSRITLPTFILEKKSMLERITNQLQFPDLVLDAHQEKDELQRFVKVVKWYLAGWHIAPKAVKKPLNPVLGEHFTCYWDLPNKQQAYYISEQTSHHPPESAYFYMIPESSIRVDGVCIPKSKFLGNSTAAMMAGLTVLQFLDMMNSNGKPEKYTLSQPNMYARGILFGKMRLELGDHMIIKGPKYKIDIEFKTKGFISGTYDAIAGVVKDLNGKEYYEITGKWNDIMYIKDLRDKHSKKIVLFDAHKSKVSKPSVRPLEEQGEFESRRLWKKVTDALAARDHEVATDEKFKIENYQRELAKKRVQDGVEFYPKLFRRAKPGEDLDYYIYKHIPEGNDYEEQIKSILEIAPILPGQHFTEKFAIPAFKKSEIQEKELSQTP, via the coding sequence atgCCCCTGAATAAATTGCGGCCAAAATCCTTGAACGATAGTTCAGTGAGCTCCATTAGTGAGAGCACCTATGCAGATGACCCTGTTGATACAGACgaccttgatgaaaatgatgagTCAGGGCAGAATATCTTACTTAACATTATTTCTCAGCTGAAACCAGGCTGTGATCTATCTAGAATCACACTTCCTACCTTCATTCtcgagaagaaatcgatgCTAGAGAGAATAACTAACCAGTTGCAGTTTCCAGATTTGGTTTTAGACGCACATCAAGAGAAGgatgaattgcaaagattcGTTAAGGTCGTCAAATGGTATCTTGCTGGTTGGCATATAGCGCCTAAAGCTGTTAAAAAGCCATTGAATCCAGTTCTTGGGGAACATTTTACTTGCTACTGGGATTTGCCAAACAAGCAGCAAGCATATTACATCTCGGAACAAACCAGTCATCATCCTCCAGAATCGGCGTATTTTTATATGATACCCGAATCCAGTATAAGGGTTGACGGTGTTTGTATACccaaatcaaaatttttgggAAACTCGACGGCTGCTATGATGGCAGGTTTGACTGTATTGCAGTTTTTAGACATGATGAACTCTAATGGAAAACCAGAAAAATACACTCTTTCTCAGCCAAATATGTACGCTAGAGGTATTTTATTTGGTAAGATGAGACTAGAATTGGGCGACCATATGATTATAAAGGGGCCAAAATATAAGATAGACATTGAATTCAAAACAAAAGGGTTCATATCTGGAACTTACGACGCCATCGCCGGTGTAGTCAAGGACCTTAACGGTAAAGAATACTACGAAATTACTGGGAAATGGAATGACATCATGTatatcaaagatttgagaGATAAGCATTCTAAGAAAATTGTTCTGTTTGACGCTCATAAAAGCAAGGTCAGCAAACCCAGTGTACGCCCTTTAGAAGAGCAGGGAGAATTTGAATCGCGAAGACTGTGGAAGAAAGTTACAGACGCATTGGCGGCTCGTGATCATGAGGTTGCTACAGATGAGAAATTTaagattgaaaattatcaGAGGGAACTCGCCAAAAAACGGGTCCAGGATGGTGTCGAATTTTATCCAAAGCTCTTTAGGCGAGCCAAGCCAGGTGAGGATCTTGATTATTACATCTACAAACACATTCCAGAAGGCAATGACTATGAGGAACAGATAAAAAGTATTCTCGAAATCGCGCCAATTTTACCAGGCCAACACTTTACCGAGAAGTTCGCTATTCcagctttcaagaagagcgAGATCCAGGAAAAAGAACTGTCTCAAACGCCATAG
- the MET14 gene encoding adenylyl-sulfate kinase (similar to Saccharomyces cerevisiae MET14 (YKL001C); ancestral locus Anc_2.510), which yields MATNITWHHNLVYDERKALRKQEGCTIWLTGLSASGKSTIACALEQLLLQKDIAAYRLDGDNIRFGLNKDLGFSEKDRNENIRRISEVSKLFADSCTISITSFISPYRVDRERARELHKESGLKFIEVFVDVPLEVAEKRDPKGLYKKAREGVIKEFTGISAPYEAPQSPEIHLRTDLKSVEECAAVIYEYLVREKLVDQDA from the coding sequence ATGGCTACTAATATCACCTGGCATCACAATTTGGTTTATGACGAGCGTAAGGCTTTGAGGAAGCAAGAAGGCTGTACCATCTGGCTTACTGGTCTGAGCGCTTCTGGTAAGAGTACAATTGCCTGTGCATTGGAACAACTATTGTTACAAAAGGATATTGCTGCCTACAGATTGGATGGTGACAACATCAGATTCGGCCTCAATAAAGACTTGGGCTTCTCTGAAAAGGATAGAAACGAGAATATAAGAAGGATTAGCGAAGTCTCTAAGTTGTTTGCAGATTCTTGCACAATAAGCATCACGTCCTTTATTTCTCCGTACAGGGTTGATCGTGAGAGAGCTCGCGAATTGCATAAAGAAAGTGGCCTGAAATTTATTGAAGTTTTCGTTGACGTCCCATTAGAAGTGGCTGAGAAGAGAGATCCTAAAGGTTTGTACAAGAAAGCGAGAGAAGGTGTTATAAAAGAGTTTACTGGTATCTCGGCACCTTACGAAGCACCACAAAGCCCAGAAATCCACCTCAGAACGGACCTAAAGTCTGTGGAAGAATGCGCTGCTGTAATCTACGAGTACCTTGTCAGAGAAAAGCTTGTTGATCAGGACGCCTAA
- the ECM9 gene encoding Ecm9p (similar to Saccharomyces cerevisiae ECM9 (YKR004C); ancestral locus Anc_2.514): MSFETPLCEELYQVLLYKPEVSDYRLTFVPGKADGNHHFLIHEEEGQVEAICFKYTLLAVFEESHRILAQIQNGNFNNRSQSDVYISTLGFFLATPENRSALNLHEKAFYELLRRSNDFESLKLLKQELAIVERLLTSTNNRLNKSSSLWCLYRKLSVISKVLNFENPNLISVFIHSGNRHISNYYCWNSVRWFFDVVSLTEKDRLFEATQMFCFKNIKDASSWSTFSYMVCQQSRKSCFNLTDCERLGKHIGLKESHVGNPGWLVLNVETVAKRILNLIDTASAADWPPYHCLLAIYNEFPKAVTPVIPPSWSEDIIIFEKKHKAICLLRNNPLIPKEFADDLLISSNFRHLGYKKLLIQKLHKLNQNNITLTS, translated from the exons ATGAGCTTTGAAACTCCACTTTGTGAGGAGCTTTATCAAGTACTTCTCTACAAGCCTGAGGTTTCCGACTATCGACTGACATTTGTACCCGGCAAGGCGGACGGGAATCACCATTTCCTAATTCATGAGGAGGAAGGCCAAGTAGAAGCAATATGTTTTAAATACACTCTACTGGCTGTGTTCGAGGAAAGTCACAGAATTTTGGCTCAAATCCAAAATGGAAACT TCAACAACAGAAGCCAGAGTGATGTGTATATTTCTACCCTAGGATTCTTCCTTGCTACTCCAGAAAATAGGTCGGCTTTAAATTTACATGAGAAAGCATTTTATGAGCTTCTCAGGCGCTCTAatgattttgaatctttgaagcttttgaagcaaGAGCTGGCAATCGTTGAGCGACTTCTAACTTCGACCAACAATCGATTAAACAAGTCTTCCTCGCTATGGTGCCTCTATCGAAAATTATCAGTTATCTCAAAGGTCTTGAATTTCGAGAATCCTAACCTTATCTCGGTATTCATCCACTCAGGGAATAGACACATTTCAAACTACTATTGCTGGAATAGTGTAAGGTGGTTTTTTGACGTGGTTTCATTGACAGAAAAAGATAGGCTATTCGAGGCAACTCAAATGTTCTGTTTCAAGAATATCAAGGATGCTTCTTCATGGAGCACATTCTCCTACATGGTATGTCAGCAAAGTAGGAAGTCCTGCTTCAATTTGACTGACTGTGAACGTCTTGGAAAGCATATAGGTCTAAAAGAGAGCCATGTCGGTAACCCGGGTTGGCTGGTGCTGAATGTGGAGACAGTAGCTAAGAGAATACTAAATCTCATCGATACCGCTTCTGCAGCTGACTGGCCTCCGTATCACTGCTTACTAGCCATCTACAACGAGTTCCCCAAAGCCGTTACTCCGGTAATCCCCCCAAGCTGGAGTGAAGATATAataatctttgaaaagaaacACAAGGCAATCTGTTTGCTGCGGAACAATCCTTTGATTCCGAAAGAGTTCGCTGACGATCTACTGATATCGAGCAATTTTAGACATTTGGGCTACAAAAAGCTTCTAATACAGAAGCTCCACAAGTTAAATCAAAATAACATCACTTTGACGTCCTGA
- the MRPL13 gene encoding mitochondrial 54S ribosomal protein mL50 MRPL13 (similar to Saccharomyces cerevisiae MRPL13 (YKR006C); ancestral locus Anc_2.516): protein MIRYTRIPRLNYLGAGSLLPSARQLHTTKVSSDFFSWFKSKKNQDQEPTVPTKGTQELISDIEAGKTSKISNKQKLELIPENFIGEEEGELAEKARAKQIKGVPFNRWLSAKKVANEAQLDALLIESYNNAWNGSKITSATDSKLEGTFPDLVIKFNFTKSLQASSGYLIPDYQLTILNTPAQFKNYICKEILSGKQARYKESEPNAIHLSSAQFTSPNIYIVPDVKPKAQKNTYRKIIREVNILEAESARRAIEQARQS from the coding sequence ATGATTCGTTATACCAGAATACCACGCCTAAATTATCTCGGGGCTGGAAGTTTGCTGCCCAGCGCGAGACAATTGCATACAACTAAGGTGTCTTCTGATTTCTTTTCATGGTTTAAGAGTAAGAAGAATCAGGACCAGGAACCTACAGTTCCAACTAAAGGTACTCAGGAACTTATCAGTGACATTGAGGCCGGAAAAACATCCAAGATCTCTAATAAACAAAAGCTGGAGCTAATACCTGAAAACTTCATTGGCGAAGAAGAGGGCGAACTGGCGGAGAAAGCTCGTGCAAAACAGATTAAAGGAGTTCCATTCAACAGATGGTTATCCGCGAAAAAGGTCGCAAATGAAGCACAGCTCGATGCTCTTCTAATAGAATCATACAACAATGCTTGGAATGGAAGTAAAATCACTTCGGCGACTGATTCCAAGCTCGAGGGAACATTCCCTGATCTGGTGATAAAGTTTAATTTCACAAAATCTTTACAGGCCAGTAGTGGGTATTTGATTCCTGACTATCAATTGACGATTTTAAATACTCCAGCTCAGTTCAAAAATTatatttgcaaagaaattCTTTCCGGCAAGCAAGCAAGATATAAGGAGTCTGAACCAAATGCAATCCACCTTTCCTCGGCTCAGTTCACATCTCCTAACATCTACATCGTTCCCGATGTTAAACCCAAGGCACAAAAGAACACATATCGTAAGATAATAAGGGAAGTGAATATACTTGAGGCTGAAAGTGCAAGAAGAGCAATCGAACAGGCAAGACAAAGTTGA
- the DID4 gene encoding ESCRT-III subunit protein DID4 (similar to Saccharomyces cerevisiae DID4 (YKL002W); ancestral locus Anc_2.509) → MNLFEWAFGKSITPQERLKKNQRALERTQRELDREKRKLETQEKKLIADIKRSAKNGQVTAAKVQARDLVRTKNYIQKFDNMKTQLQAISLRIQAVRSSDQMTRSMREATVLLAGMNRSMNLPQLQRISMEFEKQNDLMDQRQEFMDESIDNVMGDELDEDEEAEEIVNKVLDEIGVDLNAQLQNTPQNVVASSNLSESGHRVAEPVGAGAEGQSANLDDDLQARLNSLKR, encoded by the exons ATGAATCTATTTGAATGGGCTTTTGGTAAAAGCATAACGCCTCAGGAGAGGCTGAAAAAA AATCAAAGAGCTTTGGAAAGAACTCAGAGAGAACTGGATAGGGAGAAAAGGAAGTTAGAGACGCAAgagaaaaaattgattgcTGACATAAAGAGATCAGCAAAGAATGGACAGGTCACTGCAGCTAAGGTTCAGGCTAGGGATCTTGTTCGAACCAAAAACTATATTCAGAAGTTTGATAATATGAAAACCCAACTTCAGGCAATATCACTACGGATACAAGCTGTCAGAAGTAGTGACCAAATGACTAGATCGATGAGGGAAGCCACTGTTTTACTAGCTGGAATGAATAGGTCAATGAATCTACCACAATTACAGCGTATTTCTATGGAGTTTGAGAAGCAAAATGATTTAATGGATCAGAGGCAAGAATTCATGGATGAGTCGATCGATAATGTCATGGGcgatgaattggatgagGACGAGGAGGCAGAAGAAATAGTCAACAAAGTTTTAGACGAGATCGGAGTTGATTTGAACGCGCAGCTCCAGAACACTCCTCAGAATGTTGTTGCGAGTAGCAATCTTTCTGAATCTGGTCACCGTGTAGCAGAACCTGTTGGAGCTGGCGCAGAAGGTCAATCTGCTAACCTTGATGACGACTTGCAGGCCCGGTTGAATAGTTTAAAGAGATGA
- the VPS1 gene encoding dynamin-like GTPase VPS1 (similar to Saccharomyces cerevisiae VPS1 (YKR001C); ancestral locus Anc_2.511), producing MDEHLISTINKLQDALAPLGGGSQSPIDLPQITVVGSQSSGKSSVLENIVGRDFLPRGTGIVTRRPLVLQLINRRVKKEDHSVKSAANELIDLHVNDDKNQINHKGQSEDNAEEWGEFLHLPGKKFYNFDEIRQEIVKETDKLTGANSGISSIPINLRIYSPHILTLTLVDLPGLTKVPVGDQPPDIEKQIKDMLLKYISKPNSIILSVNAANTDLANSDGLKLAREVDPEGTRTIGVLTKVDLMDQGTDVIDILAGRVIPLRYGYIPVINRGQKDIEKKKTIREALQDEKRFFENHPSYSSKAHYCGTPYLAKKLNSILLHHIRQTLPDIKAKIEATLKKYQNELYNLGPENMDSPNSVVLSMITDFSNEYAGILDGEAKELSSQELSGGARVSFVFHEVFKNGVDALDPFDQIKDSDIRTIMYNSSGSAPSLFVGTEAFEVLVKQQIKRFEEPSLRLVSLIFDELVRMLKQIISQTKYGRYPALREAISNQFIEFLKEAIVDTNSFVVDIINAEQTYINTAHPDLLKGSQAMATVEEKLHPRQVAVDPKTGKPIPGQPATAKPPAIEEKSGFFGGFFSTKNKKKLAALESPPPVLKATGQMTERETLETEVIKLLISSYFGIVKRTVADVIPKALMLKLIVKSKRDIQKVLLEKLYGNQDISELTKENDITIQRRKECKRMVEILRHASDIVSSV from the coding sequence ATGGACGAGCATTTGATATCTACAATTAATAAACTGCAAGATGCGCTCGCACCTTTGGGTGGTGGTTCACAATCTCCAATTGATCTGCCTCAGATCACTGTTGTGGGATCCCAGTCTTCAGGTAAGTCATCTGTGCTAGAGAACATTGTTGGCAGAGATTTTTTACCCAGAGGTACTGGTATTGTAACCAGAAGGCCTTTAGTTTTGCAACTGATTAATCGTAGAGTTAAGAAGGAAGACCACAGCGTTAAATCCGCCGCCAATGAGCTGATTGATCTTCATGTCAACGATGATAAGAATCAGATTAACCACAAAGGTCAATCTGAAGACAATGCCGAAGAATGGGGTGAATTTTTACACTTACCGGGAAAGAAGTTTTATAActtcgatgaaattagACAAGAAATTGTTAAAGAGACTGATAAACTGACTGGTGCCAATTCTGGTATCTCCTCTATTCCTATCAACTTAAGAATATATTCTCCACATATCTTGACCTTGACTTTGGTCGATTTGCCAGGTCTCACTAAAGTTCCTGTCGGTGATCAACCTCCAGATATTGAGAAACAGATTAAAGATATGCTTTTGAAATATATTTCGAAGCCAAACTCGATCATTCTTTCAGTCAACGCTGCCAACACAGATCTGGCTAACAGTGATGGTCTGAAACTGGCAAGAGAAGTGGATCCTGAGGGTACGAGAACTATCGGTGTCTTAACAAAAGTCGATCTTATGGACCAAGGTACTGATGTTATTGATATTCTGGCTGGTAGAGTTATTCCCTTGAGATACGGTTACATTCCCGTCATAAATAGAGGTCAAAAGGATatcgaaaagaagaaaacgatTAGGGAAGCATTgcaagatgaaaagagattttttgaaaaccATCCTTCCTACAGTTCCAAGGCCCACTACTGCGGAACTCCTTACTTGGCCAAAAAGCTAAACTCAATCTTGTTGCATCATATCAGACAAACTTTGCCAGATATTAAGGCGAAAATTGAAGCTACTCTAAAGAAGTATCAAAATGAGCTATACAATCTTGGGCCAGAGAATATGGACTCCCCAAATTCTGTTGTCTTGAGTATGATCACTGATTTCTCCAACGAGTACGCAGGAATTTTGGATGGTGAGGCGAAAGAGCTGTCTAGTCAAGAGCTTTCTGGTGGTGCAAGAGTTTCTTTTGTTTTCCATGAGgttttcaagaatggtgTGGATGCTCTTGATCCATTCGATCAGATTAAGGATTCAGATATCAGGACTATCATGTACAATAGTTCTGGTTCAGCCCCCTCACTTTTCGTTGGAACAGAAGCATTTGAGGTTCTGGTCAAGCAACAGATAAAAAGGTTCGAAGAACCTTCTTTACGGTTGGTTAGTCTGATATTTGACGAGCTGGTGCGCATGTTGAAGCAAATAATTTCCCAAACCAAATATGGCAGATACCCAGCTCTGAGGGAAGCtatttcaaatcaattcattgaattcttgaaagaagctatTGTTGACACGAACTCATTTGTCGTCGACATCATCAACGCGGAACAGACCTACATCAATACCGCTCATCCTGATTTATTAAAAGGTTCTCAGGCCATGGCAACGGTGGAAGAGAAACTACATCCTCGTCAAGTTGCCGTTGACCCTAAGACTGGTAAACCAATTCCAGGCCAACCAGCCACGGCCAAGCCTCCTGCTATCGAAGAAAAGTCAGGATTCTTTGGGggatttttttcaactaAGAACAAAAAGAAGTTGGCAGCTTTAGAATCACCACCTCCAGTTTTGAAGGCCACAGGACAAATGACGGAAAGAGAAACCCTTGAGACCGAGGTAATTAAACTGTTAATTAGCAGTTATTTCGGCATCGTCAAAAGAACTGTTGCAGATGTCATTCCTAAGGCTTTGATGTTGAAGCTAATCGTCAAGAGTAAAAGAGACATCCAAAAGGTGCTCTTGGAAAAGCTTTATGGAAATCAAGATATCAGTGAACTGACCAAAGAAAACGACATCACtattcaaagaaggaaggaATGCAAGAGGATGGTCGAAATTTTGAGGCATGCTAGTGATATTGTCTCCTCAGTATGA
- the MEH1 gene encoding Meh1p (similar to Saccharomyces cerevisiae MEH1 (YKR007W); ancestral locus Anc_2.517), with the protein MGVIASCCRDSDADENEALLASQNGHGDHNDDYNAVQRQMKEQEEQLRARENMLKEIVANTNDKLIDISMISNSGIVIQGTDLKNPESSYEPEASHGSITDNANAEHDEDGHKIHTRPRFVTLETNTAMSDEMKSKLKQLHETIFTTLDEQLRVEPTGKLTVTLK; encoded by the coding sequence ATGGGTGTAATAGCAAGTTGCTGCAGGGACAGTGATGCTGACGAGAACGAGGCTCTTCTGGCGAGTCAGAACGGGCATGGTGACCACAACGACGATTACAATGCAGTACAACGGCAGATGAAGGAACAGGAGGAACAATTACGTGCCAGAGAAAACATGCTGAAGGAGATTGTGGCAAATACCAACGACAAATTGATCGACATATCGATGATCAGCAATAGCGGGATCGTGATACAGGGAACAGATTTAAAGAACCCGGAATCCAGCTACGAACCTGAAGCCTCGCATGGATCTATAACAGATAATGCGAATGCGGAACATGACGAAGACGGGCATAAAATCCATACAAGGCCAAGATTTGTCACGCTCGAGACGAACACAGCGATGTCCGATGAAATGAAGAGCAAACTAAAACAACTGCATGAGACGATATTCACGACTCTGGATGAGCAACTGCGGGTGGAACCGACTGGGAAGCTCACTGTAACACTCAAATAG
- the PAP1 gene encoding polynucleotide adenylyltransferase PAP1 (similar to Saccharomyces cerevisiae PAP1 (YKR002W); ancestral locus Anc_2.512) translates to MNYQKVYGITGPVSTAGSTAAENKLNDGLIQELKKEGSFESEQETENRVKVLKTLQELTQEFVYRVSKKKNMSDGMARDAGGKVFPYGSYRLGVHGPGSDIDTLVVVPKHVTREDFFTVFDELLRGRQELEEIAAVPDAFVPIIKMKFSGISIDLICAHLDLAQIPQSLTLADKNLLRNLDEKDLRALNGTRVTDEILELVPKPIVFRIALRAIKLWAQRRAIYANVFGFPGGVAWAMLVARICQLYPNACSAVILNRFFKILSEWKWPQPVVLKPIEDGPLQVRVWNPKIYAQDRSHRMPVITPAYPSMCATHNITESTKKVILGELGRGIRITNDIFTNKKTWADLFQRHTFFHEYKFYLTVMAATNGDSEQHLKWSGMVESKVRLLVLKLEALTGIKIAHPYTKPFETAYYYHNEEERKKIVDNYGTYKTEDVLKEFKKVTDENKDDPDVKDLPKVYITTMYIGLDVNVEDKKEKIDIHVPCNEFFNLCRNFSEEYQDSNTYSLVIKYVKQYDLPSDVYEEGEARPVKKKSKRKKLEKATANTKRPKSELSDTKEPSGSVATDERDANQSSSVAEATQA, encoded by the coding sequence ATGAACTATCAAAAAGTGTATGGTATCACAGGGCCTGTCTCTACCGCTGGTTCTACCGCCGCAGAGAACAAATTAAACGATGGATTGATCcaggagttgaagaaagagggCTCTTTTGAGAGCGAACAAGAAACCGAAAACAGGGTCAAGGTTTTGAAGACTCTACAAGAGCTTACGCAAGAGTTTGTCTACCGagtttcgaagaagaaaaatatgTCAGATGGGATGGCAAGGGATGCAGGTGGCAAAGTGTTCCCTTATGGTTCGTATAGGCTTGGTGTACATGGACCAGGAAGTGATATTGATACCTTGGTTGTAGTTCCAAAACATGTCACGAGAGAAGACTTTTTTACCGTCTTTGATGAACTGTTGAGAGGGCGacaagaattggaagagATCGCAGCGGTACCGGACGCGTTTGTCCCCATCATCAAGATGAAATTCAGCGGCATCTCTATAGATCTGATCTGTGCACATTTAGATCTTGCGCAAATTCCACAATCATTGACATTGGCTGATAAGAATCTCCTGAGGAACCTAGACGAGAAGGACTTGAGAGCGTTGAATGGTACGAGAGTTACAGACGAAATCTTAGAGCTGGTTCCAAAACCCATTGTTTTTAGAATAGCATTGCGCGCCATCAAACTGTGGGCTCAACGGAGAGCCATCTATGCAAATGTCTTTGGGTTCCCCGGTGGTGTGGCCTGGGCTATGCTTGTGGCAAGAATTTGTCAACTATATCCCAACGCTTGTAGCGCAGTCATCTTGAAtagattcttcaagattttgTCAGAATGGAAGTGGCCACAACCTGTTGTGCTGAAACCAATCGAAGATGGTCCCCTACAGGTACGGGTATGGAATCCTAAAATTTACGCTCAAGACCGATCGCATAGAATGCCCGTCATAACACCTGCCTATCCGTCCATGTGCGCGACGCATAACATAACAGagtcaacaaagaaagtCATTTTGGGAGAACTGGGAAGAGGGATTCGCATAACGAATGATATATTCACCAATAAAAAAACTTGGGCAGATCTCTTTCAGAGGCATACCTTTTTTCATGAGTATAAGTTTTACCTAACAGTCATGGCAGCCACAAACGGCGATAGCGAGCAGCACTTAAAATGGAGTGGTATGGTAGAAAGTAAAGTGAGACTTCTGGTGCTTAAATTGGAAGCACTAACTGGCATCAAAATTGCTCATCCGTATACGAAGCCTTTTGAGACAGCTTACTATTATCATAATGAGGAAGAGCGCAAAAAAATAGTCGATAATTATGGAACATACAAGACTGAGGACgttttgaaggaatttAAGAAAGTCACGGATGAAAATAAGGACGATCCTGACGTCAAGGATCTACCAAAGGTCTACATTACAACTATGTACATTGGTTTGGACGTTAATGTTGAAgataagaaagaaaagattgacATTCATGTGCCATGTAATGAGTTTTTTAATCTGTGCCGCAATTTTAGTGAAGAATATCAGGACTCTAATACCTACTCCCTTGTGATAAAGTATGTTAAACAATACGATCTGCCAAGTGATGTTTACGAAGAAGGTGAGGCAAGGccagtgaagaaaaagagtaagagaaagaagctggaaAAAGCGACAGCTAATACAAAAAGACCAAAATCAGAACTTTCAGACACAAAGGAACCCAGCGGCAGTGTGGCTACCGATGAGCGTGATGCTAATCAGAGCTCTTCCGTCGCGGAGGCAACTCAAGCATAA